GTTCGGTGGACGGCTCCATCGAGGACGTCGCCCTGAGCGGCAACGGCCGCTACCTGGCCTTCAGCGCCACCACCGCGAGCGACGGCCTGAGCCACATCTGGGTCGAGGACCTCACCACCGGCGCCGTGCAGCGGATCAAGGACACCGTCGACACCGGCTACGACACCGGCCGTCAGCCCGCCATCAGCGCCGACGGCCGCTACGTCGCCTTCGTCGCCCAGCAGTCCGGCTTCGGCGAGGGCGAGGACCGCTGGGGACGCGTCTACCGGGTCGACCGCACCAGCGGCAAGGCGGTCCGCATCAGCCAGGTGCCCGCCGCCGGTGACCGCAAGACCGCCGCCACTCACCCGTCCATCAGCGCCGACGGCAAGCGCGTCGGCTACCAGTTCTTCGTCCCGCACCCCGCCTCGGGCGACTGGAGCGACGCATACGTCCGTGACGTCCCGAGCGGCGAGCTGATCCGGGCCGACCGGGCCCCGGACGGCCGGACCTCCGACGGACAGACCGAGTTCCCGCAGGTCAGCGCGGACGGCCGGTACGCGGTCTTCAACTCGCTCGACTCGCAGCTCACCCCGGGCGACACCAACCAGGGGCACAACGTCTTCGTCCGCGACCTGAACACGGGTGAGCTGCGCCGGATCGACGCCGCCGACCCGGCCGCCTTCACCGCGTATCCGCGGCTCAGCGCCGACAACCGGTATCTGGCCTTCGCCTCGGCCGACCCGGGCGACACGAACCACACGACCCGCGCGTACGTCCGCGACCTGCGCGCCGGGCGCACCGTCCTCGCCAGTCCGGACGCCCAGGGCGGCCCGAACGGCCAGAGCGTGTCCGCCCCGGTGATCGACCGCGACGGCCGCACCGTCGCGTTCAGCAGCTCATCGGCCGACCTCGTGCCCGGCGACACGTACGACACCTCGCACGTCTACGTCCGCCGACTGAAGTGACCGACCGCATCCTGAGACGGCGGTGAGCGAAGCGCGGGGGTTGTGCCAGACTGCCCCCGTGCTCTCGTTCGCCATGATTATTGGCAGCAGGCGCGCCGGTCCGCAGTGACCGCCACGTACGACCAGGTACGGGCGGACACCGTCGTCCTCGACCCGCGCGCAGACCTCTCGCACCCGCGAGAGGTTTTTCGCATTTCTGGCCCACCCACAGCCGGAGGCGAGAGCGCGAGGGACTATGTGAGGGCGGTGGAGCCGGTCATTCCGGTATGACCGAGATCCCATCCTCAGGAGCCTTGACACCATGACCGAAACCAGCGAGCTCGACGATTCGTTCCACGTCTTCGACACCACCCTGCGCGACGGCGCCCAGCGGGAGGGCATCAACCTCACGGTCGCGGACAAGCTGGCCATCGCGCGGCACCTGGACGACTTCGGCGTGGGCTTCATCGAGGGCGGCTGGCCGGGCGCGAACCCGCGGGACACCGAGTTCTTCGCCCGCGCCCAGCAGGAGATCGACTTCCGGCACGCCCAGCTCGTCGCGTTCGGCTCCACCCGCCGCGCCGGAACCACCGCCGCCCAGGACCCGCAGGTCAGGGCGCTCCTGGAGTCCGGCGCGCCGGTGATCACGCTGGTCGCCAAGTCGCACGACCGCCATGTCGAGCTCGCCCTGCGCACCACCCTGGACGAGAACCTGGCGATGGTCCGCGACACCGTGTCCTTCCTCAAGGAGCAGGGCCGCCGGGTCTTCATCGACTGCGAGCACTTCTTCGACGGCTACCGCGCCAACCCCGAATACGCCAAGGCGGTCGTCCGTACGGCCTCGGAGGCCGGTGCGGACGTCGTCGTCCTGTGCGACACCAACGGCGGCATGCTCCCGGCCCAGATCCAGGCCGTCGTCTCCACGGTCCTCGCGGACACCGGCGCCCGGCTCGGCATCCACGCCCAGGACGACACGGGCTGCGCGGTCGCCAACACCCTGGCCGCCGTCGACGCGGGCGCGACCCACGTCCAGTGCACGGCCAACGGCTACGGCGAGCGCGTCGGCAACGCCAACCTGTTCCCGGTCGTGGCGGCCCTGGAGCTGAAGTACGGCAAGAAGGTCCTGCCCGAGGGGCGCCTGCGCGAGATGACCCGCATCTCGCACGCCATCGCCGAGGTCGTCAACCTCACCCCCTCCACGCACCAGCCCTACGTCGGCCTCTCCGCCTTCGCCCACAAGGCCGGCCTGCACGCCTCGGCCATCAAGGTCGACCCGGACCTGTACCAGCACATCGACCCCGAGCAGGTCGGCAACACCATGCGGATGCTGGTCTCCGACATGGCCGGGCGTGCCTCCATCGAGCTCAAGGGCAAGGAACTCGGCGTCGACCTCGGCGGCGACCGGGAGCTGGTCGGCCGGGTCGTCGAGCGGGTGAAGGAGCGCGAGCTCAGGGGCTACACGTACGAGGCGGCCGACGCGAGCTTCGAACTCCTCCTGCGCGCCGAGGTCCAGGGCAAGCCGCTGCGGTACTTCGAGGTCGAGTCCTGGCGCGCCATCGTGGAGGACCGGCCCGACGGCTCCCACGCCAACGAGGCCACGGTCAAGCTGTGGGCCAAGGGCGAGCGCATCGTCGCCACGGCCGAGGGCAACGGCCCGGTCAACGCCCTGGACCGGTCCCTGCGCGTGGGCCTGGAGAAGATCTACCCCCAGCTCGCCAAGCTGGAACTGGTGGACTACAAGGTCCGCATCCTGGAGGGCAAGCACGGCTCCAACTCCACGACCCGTGTGCTGATCTCCACGTCCGACGGCACCGGCGAGTGGTCGACGGTCGGCGTCGCCGACAACGTCATCGCCGCGAGCTGGCAGGCCCTGGAGGACGCCTACACCTACGGGCTGCTGCGCGCGGGGGTCGCTCCGGCGGAGTAGCCACGGTCCGGCCGGGCCGGGCACCCGGGGCGCGTGTCACATCGCCGTGTCCCGGGACCGCGGTACCGGGACCTCG
This is a stretch of genomic DNA from Streptomyces hawaiiensis. It encodes these proteins:
- the cimA gene encoding citramalate synthase, translated to MTETSELDDSFHVFDTTLRDGAQREGINLTVADKLAIARHLDDFGVGFIEGGWPGANPRDTEFFARAQQEIDFRHAQLVAFGSTRRAGTTAAQDPQVRALLESGAPVITLVAKSHDRHVELALRTTLDENLAMVRDTVSFLKEQGRRVFIDCEHFFDGYRANPEYAKAVVRTASEAGADVVVLCDTNGGMLPAQIQAVVSTVLADTGARLGIHAQDDTGCAVANTLAAVDAGATHVQCTANGYGERVGNANLFPVVAALELKYGKKVLPEGRLREMTRISHAIAEVVNLTPSTHQPYVGLSAFAHKAGLHASAIKVDPDLYQHIDPEQVGNTMRMLVSDMAGRASIELKGKELGVDLGGDRELVGRVVERVKERELRGYTYEAADASFELLLRAEVQGKPLRYFEVESWRAIVEDRPDGSHANEATVKLWAKGERIVATAEGNGPVNALDRSLRVGLEKIYPQLAKLELVDYKVRILEGKHGSNSTTRVLISTSDGTGEWSTVGVADNVIAASWQALEDAYTYGLLRAGVAPAE
- a CDS encoding PD40 domain-containing protein, which produces MISTKRATSVALGVVLAVALGTAAALPAAAATTAPRTEKASVAPDGTDGNGPSGGPSLSADGRHLAFVSSADNLVAGDTDGTADAFVRDLKTGTTRPAGRSVDGSIEDVALSGNGRYLAFSATTASDGLSHIWVEDLTTGAVQRIKDTVDTGYDTGRQPAISADGRYVAFVAQQSGFGEGEDRWGRVYRVDRTSGKAVRISQVPAAGDRKTAATHPSISADGKRVGYQFFVPHPASGDWSDAYVRDVPSGELIRADRAPDGRTSDGQTEFPQVSADGRYAVFNSLDSQLTPGDTNQGHNVFVRDLNTGELRRIDAADPAAFTAYPRLSADNRYLAFASADPGDTNHTTRAYVRDLRAGRTVLASPDAQGGPNGQSVSAPVIDRDGRTVAFSSSSADLVPGDTYDTSHVYVRRLK